From Bosea sp. NBC_00550, the proteins below share one genomic window:
- a CDS encoding peptidylprolyl isomerase, whose product MSHDPENTIVMETTKGPVVIKLRPDLAPGHVERIKLLAREGFYDGIVFHRVIDGFMAQVGCPHGTGTGGSSYPDLKQEFNAEPHVRGICSMARSQNPNSANSQFFIVFDDARFLDKQYTVWGEVVEGMDNVDKIKRGEPVRDPDSIVSMKVMADAA is encoded by the coding sequence ATGTCCCACGATCCCGAGAACACCATCGTCATGGAGACGACCAAGGGCCCCGTCGTCATCAAGCTGCGTCCCGACCTCGCTCCCGGCCATGTCGAGCGCATCAAGCTGCTGGCCCGCGAGGGCTTCTATGACGGCATCGTCTTCCATCGCGTCATCGACGGCTTCATGGCCCAGGTCGGCTGCCCGCACGGCACCGGCACCGGCGGCTCGAGCTATCCGGACCTGAAGCAGGAGTTCAACGCCGAGCCGCATGTCCGCGGCATCTGCTCGATGGCCCGCTCCCAGAACCCGAACTCGGCCAATAGCCAGTTCTTCATCGTCTTCGACGATGCCCGCTTCCTCGACAAGCAGTACACCGTCTGGGGCGAAGTCGTCGAAGGCATGGACAACGTCGACAAGATCAAGCGCGGCGAGCCGGTGCGCGATCCCGACTCGATCGTCTCGATGAAGGTCATGGCCGACGCGGCCTGA
- the queA gene encoding tRNA preQ1(34) S-adenosylmethionine ribosyltransferase-isomerase QueA: MDVGLFDFDLPEDRIALRPASPRDAARLLVVRPDAPEPLQDRGIRDLVSLLEPGDALVLNDTRVIPSRLRGRRFRGADSARVEIMLHKRESEDRWLAFARPAKKLALGETVVFDSEGASNACELGRLRAEVTAKSEGGEVELQFSLTGAYLDEAIARLGELPLPPYIAGKRPTDGADTTDYQTNFARKDGAVAAPTAGLHFTPELLAALDERGVSSHFVTLHVGAGTFLPVKAEDTDEHRMHAEWGTVSAETADALNAVKAKGGRIVCVGTTSLRLIESAAGEDGTIRPFSGDTAIFITPGYRFRAVDLLMTNFHLPRSTLFMLVSAFCGLDMMKLAYSHAIAAEYRFYSYGDGSLLFRADAPRD; encoded by the coding sequence ATGGATGTCGGCCTCTTCGATTTCGACCTGCCGGAAGACCGTATCGCGCTGAGGCCGGCAAGCCCGCGCGATGCGGCGCGCCTGCTCGTCGTGCGCCCGGATGCGCCCGAGCCGTTGCAGGATCGCGGCATCCGCGATCTCGTCTCGCTGCTCGAGCCCGGGGACGCGCTCGTCCTGAACGATACGCGCGTCATTCCCTCGCGCCTGCGCGGGCGGCGCTTTCGCGGCGCGGATTCGGCCCGCGTCGAGATCATGCTCCACAAGCGCGAGAGCGAGGATCGCTGGCTGGCCTTCGCGCGGCCGGCCAAGAAGCTGGCGCTGGGCGAGACGGTGGTCTTCGATTCGGAGGGCGCCAGCAATGCCTGCGAGCTCGGCCGCCTGCGTGCCGAGGTCACCGCCAAGAGCGAGGGCGGCGAGGTCGAGCTGCAATTCAGCCTGACCGGCGCCTATCTCGACGAGGCGATCGCGCGGCTCGGCGAGTTGCCGCTGCCGCCCTATATCGCCGGCAAGCGCCCGACCGATGGCGCCGATACCACCGACTACCAGACGAATTTTGCCCGGAAGGATGGTGCCGTCGCGGCGCCGACCGCCGGGCTGCACTTCACGCCGGAGCTGCTCGCGGCGCTCGATGAGCGCGGCGTCAGCAGCCATTTCGTCACGCTGCATGTCGGCGCCGGCACCTTCCTGCCGGTGAAGGCGGAGGACACCGACGAGCACCGCATGCATGCCGAATGGGGCACGGTCTCGGCCGAGACGGCTGACGCGCTGAACGCGGTGAAGGCGAAGGGCGGGCGGATCGTCTGCGTCGGCACGACGTCGCTGCGGCTGATCGAGAGCGCGGCGGGGGAGGACGGCACCATCCGGCCCTTCTCTGGCGACACGGCGATCTTCATCACGCCGGGCTATCGCTTCCGCGCCGTCGACCTCCTGATGACGAACTTCCACCTGCCGCGCTCGACGCTGTTCATGCTCGTCTCCGCCTTCTGCGGGCTCGACATGATGAAACTTGCCTATTCCCATGCGATCGCAGCGGAATACCGCTTCTACTCCTATGGCGACGGCAGCCTGCTGTTCCGGGCAGACGCGCCGCGGGATTGA
- the der gene encoding ribosome biogenesis GTPase Der yields the protein MTAIVALIGRPNVGKSTLFNRLVGKKLALVDDRPGVTRDRREGDATLGHLRFKVIDTAGLEEADKDSLLGRMRAQTETAIAQADVVVFMIDARLGLTPMDQPFADLVRRSGKPVILLANKAEGKKGTEGIIDSYSLGLGDPVPFSAEHGEGTADLLEALVPFIPDEPEEEEEDAWADVPAEDAEEDANPDRPLRVTIIGRPNAGKSTLVNRMIGEERLLTGPEAGITRDTISVDWEWRSRKVKLFDTAGMRKRARIEEKLEKLSVADSLRAIRFAEVVVVLLDATIPFEKQDLTLVDLTEREGRAVVIGLNKWDLVADKQGLLAELKEKANYLLAQVRGVPIIPLSGLAGEGIDRLMQAVFSAYDVWNRRVSTARINRWLEGVLSAHPPPAVAGRRIKIRYMTQAKARPPTFALFGNQLDHLPVSYTRYLVNNLREAFELPGTPIRLHRRGGENPYDKERKG from the coding sequence ATGACAGCCATCGTCGCCCTCATCGGCCGGCCCAATGTCGGCAAGTCGACGCTGTTCAACCGGCTCGTCGGCAAGAAGCTCGCGCTGGTCGATGACCGGCCGGGTGTCACGCGCGATCGCCGCGAGGGCGATGCCACGCTCGGCCATCTCCGTTTCAAGGTCATCGACACCGCCGGTCTGGAGGAGGCCGACAAGGATTCGCTCCTCGGCCGCATGCGGGCCCAGACCGAGACCGCGATCGCCCAGGCCGATGTCGTCGTCTTCATGATCGACGCCCGCCTCGGCCTGACGCCGATGGATCAGCCCTTTGCCGATCTGGTGCGCCGTTCCGGCAAGCCCGTCATCCTTCTCGCCAACAAGGCCGAGGGAAAGAAGGGCACAGAGGGCATCATCGATTCCTACTCGCTCGGCCTCGGCGATCCCGTGCCGTTCTCGGCCGAGCATGGCGAGGGCACGGCCGATCTGCTCGAGGCGCTGGTGCCCTTCATCCCGGACGAGCCCGAGGAAGAAGAGGAAGACGCCTGGGCGGATGTACCGGCGGAGGACGCGGAGGAGGATGCCAATCCCGACCGGCCGCTGCGCGTCACCATCATCGGCCGCCCGAATGCCGGCAAGTCGACGCTGGTCAACCGCATGATCGGCGAGGAGCGGCTGCTGACCGGTCCGGAAGCCGGCATCACCCGCGACACCATCTCGGTCGACTGGGAATGGCGCAGCCGAAAGGTCAAGCTCTTCGACACCGCCGGCATGCGCAAGCGCGCCCGCATCGAGGAGAAACTGGAGAAGCTGTCGGTGGCGGATTCGCTGCGCGCGATCCGCTTCGCCGAGGTCGTCGTCGTGCTGCTCGACGCCACCATCCCCTTCGAGAAGCAGGACCTGACGCTGGTCGACCTGACCGAGCGCGAGGGCAGGGCCGTCGTCATCGGCCTGAACAAATGGGACCTCGTCGCCGACAAGCAGGGCCTGCTCGCCGAGCTGAAGGAAAAGGCCAACTACCTGCTGGCGCAGGTGCGCGGTGTGCCGATCATTCCGCTGTCCGGGCTGGCCGGCGAGGGCATCGACCGGCTGATGCAGGCGGTGTTCTCCGCCTATGACGTCTGGAACCGCCGCGTCTCGACCGCGCGCATCAACCGCTGGCTGGAAGGCGTGCTATCGGCCCATCCGCCGCCGGCGGTGGCGGGACGGCGCATCAAGATCCGCTACATGACTCAGGCCAAGGCGCGCCCGCCGACCTTCGCGCTGTTTGGCAATCAGCTCGACCATCTGCCGGTGTCCTACACCCGCTATCTGGTCAACAACCTGCGCGAAGCCTTCGAACTGCCGGGCACGCCGATCCGCCTGCACAGGCGCGGCGGCGAAAATCCCTATGACAAGGAGCGCAAGGGCTGA
- the radA gene encoding DNA repair protein RadA yields the protein MAKRAPTYHCQACGAVYHRWQGKCDACGTWSSLVEEAQAAPVPGGGRPSSGRARGRVFALETLKGETQDAPRIVSGIGELDRVTGGGFVPGSVLLIGGDPGIGKSTLLMQACAALALGGSRVVYVSGEESTGQVRLRAERMGLADAPVDLAAETNVEDIVATLGQGQRPALVVIDSIQTMWSGEVESAPGTVTQVRGSAQALIRYAKTSGACLILVGHVTKDGQIAGPRVVEHMVDAVLSFEGEGAHSFRILRGQKNRFGATDEIGVFEMTGKGLSEVTNPSALFLAGRDQPAPGAAVFAGIEGTRPVLVEIQALVAPTALGTPRRAVVGWENSRLAMVLAVLETHGGLRLGQHDVYLNVAGGLRVNEPAADVAVAAALVSSLTGAILPQESVYFGEIALSGAIRPVSVAAARLREAAKLGFEAALMPSGGAEHGDGNGLSLRRFGHVTELVADIAARAPRRDVK from the coding sequence ATGGCCAAGCGCGCTCCGACCTATCACTGCCAAGCCTGCGGCGCGGTCTATCACCGCTGGCAGGGCAAATGCGACGCATGCGGGACATGGTCCTCGCTGGTCGAGGAGGCGCAGGCGGCGCCAGTTCCCGGCGGCGGCCGCCCCTCCAGCGGGCGGGCGCGCGGACGTGTGTTCGCGCTGGAGACGCTGAAGGGCGAGACGCAGGACGCACCGCGCATCGTCTCCGGCATCGGCGAGCTCGACCGGGTCACCGGCGGCGGCTTCGTGCCGGGCTCTGTGCTGCTGATCGGCGGCGACCCCGGCATCGGCAAATCGACGCTGCTGATGCAGGCCTGCGCGGCGCTCGCACTGGGCGGAAGCCGCGTCGTCTATGTCTCCGGCGAAGAATCGACCGGCCAGGTGCGCCTCAGGGCCGAGCGGATGGGCCTGGCCGACGCGCCGGTCGATCTGGCAGCCGAGACCAATGTCGAGGACATCGTCGCGACGCTCGGGCAGGGCCAGCGCCCTGCCCTCGTCGTCATCGATTCGATCCAGACCATGTGGTCGGGCGAAGTCGAGAGCGCGCCGGGCACCGTGACGCAGGTGCGCGGCTCGGCCCAGGCGCTGATCCGCTACGCCAAGACCAGCGGCGCCTGCCTGATCCTCGTCGGCCATGTCACCAAGGACGGCCAGATCGCCGGCCCCCGCGTGGTCGAGCATATGGTCGACGCCGTGCTGTCGTTCGAAGGAGAAGGAGCGCATTCCTTCCGGATCCTGCGCGGCCAGAAGAATCGCTTCGGCGCCACCGACGAGATCGGCGTCTTCGAGATGACCGGCAAGGGGTTGTCGGAGGTGACGAATCCCTCGGCGCTCTTCCTCGCAGGCCGGGATCAGCCGGCGCCGGGCGCGGCCGTCTTCGCCGGCATCGAGGGCACGCGGCCCGTGCTGGTCGAGATCCAGGCGCTGGTGGCGCCGACCGCGCTCGGCACGCCGCGACGCGCCGTGGTCGGCTGGGAGAACAGCCGCCTCGCCATGGTGCTCGCCGTGCTGGAAACGCATGGCGGCCTCAGGCTCGGCCAGCACGATGTCTACCTCAACGTCGCGGGCGGCCTGCGCGTCAACGAGCCGGCCGCCGATGTCGCGGTGGCGGCTGCGCTCGTCTCCTCGCTGACGGGAGCCATCCTGCCGCAGGAATCCGTCTATTTCGGCGAGATCGCCCTCTCGGGCGCGATCCGGCCCGTCTCGGTCGCAGCGGCGCGACTCAGGGAGGCGGCGAAGCTCGGCTTCGAGGCGGCGCTGATGCCGTCCGGCGGCGCGGAGCATGGCGACGGCAACGGCCTGAGCTTGCGCCGTTTCGGCCATGTCACGGAACTCGTTGCCGATATCGCGGCGCGCGCACCTCGCAGAGATGTGAAATGA
- a CDS encoding NAD(P)/FAD-dependent oxidoreductase → MRVAVVGAGIAGLSTAWSLNKRGHEVTLFEQAAGIPNPYAASGDQHRIIRRAYGGADGYARTISEAFEAWEELWADLGVRHYAACGVLGISQTEGDEGEDYRQGLDRMGSPYELYDPAEAARRYPFLDPATIRYAYLSPEGGALFPARIAADMVRLLRERGVSIREGVAVTAIEPEAGKLTLADGKAASFDRIVVSAGAWVLKLLPELADALTTYRTAIAYLDPPEDLKAAWEAAPAIVDVGGTVDGYVLPPVDGTELKVGAGVHKRQRQPDEDREPRPGEGEQIRDYFSPPFARIDEYRVKRVASCAYTFTADRKFLSREIGRVTAVSACSGHGYKFGAAVGRRVAAAVENGDQAGLLRWLRAE, encoded by the coding sequence ATGAGGGTCGCGGTCGTCGGCGCCGGTATCGCCGGGCTTTCCACCGCCTGGTCGCTGAACAAGCGCGGGCATGAGGTCACCCTGTTCGAGCAGGCGGCGGGGATTCCCAATCCCTATGCCGCTTCGGGCGACCAGCACCGTATCATCCGCCGCGCTTATGGCGGCGCCGATGGCTACGCCCGCACCATCAGCGAGGCCTTCGAAGCCTGGGAGGAGCTCTGGGCCGATCTGGGCGTGCGTCATTACGCAGCCTGCGGCGTGCTCGGCATTTCCCAGACCGAGGGCGACGAGGGCGAGGACTATCGCCAGGGCCTGGACCGCATGGGCTCGCCCTATGAGCTCTATGATCCGGCCGAGGCCGCCAGGCGCTATCCGTTCCTCGATCCGGCGACGATCCGCTACGCCTATCTCAGCCCGGAAGGCGGGGCGCTGTTTCCCGCCCGTATCGCCGCCGACATGGTGAGATTGCTGCGCGAGCGGGGCGTCTCGATCCGCGAAGGCGTGGCCGTGACGGCGATCGAGCCCGAGGCGGGCAAGCTGACCCTGGCCGATGGCAAGGCCGCGAGCTTCGATCGCATCGTCGTTTCTGCCGGCGCCTGGGTGCTGAAGCTCCTGCCGGAGCTCGCCGATGCCTTGACGACCTATCGCACGGCAATCGCCTATCTCGATCCGCCTGAGGATCTCAAGGCCGCCTGGGAGGCGGCGCCGGCCATCGTCGATGTCGGCGGCACGGTCGACGGCTATGTCCTGCCACCGGTCGACGGTACCGAGTTGAAGGTGGGTGCCGGTGTCCACAAGCGCCAGCGCCAGCCCGACGAGGATCGCGAGCCCCGGCCGGGCGAGGGCGAGCAGATCCGCGATTATTTCTCGCCGCCCTTCGCGCGCATCGACGAGTACCGGGTCAAGCGCGTGGCGAGCTGCGCCTACACCTTCACGGCTGACCGCAAGTTCCTGTCGCGCGAAATCGGCCGCGTCACCGCGGTTTCGGCCTGCTCGGGCCATGGCTACAAGTTCGGCGCGGCGGTCGGCCGGCGTGTCGCGGCGGCGGTGGAGAACGGCGATCAGGCCGGGTTGCTGCGCTGGCTGCGGGCCGAGTGA
- the purF gene encoding amidophosphoribosyltransferase, protein MISQTETDTAFDPNADRLREECGVFGIYGHADAAALTALGLHALQHRGQEAAGIVSFDGKRFHSERRLGLVGDAFSEASVIDKLQGKQAIGHVRYSTTGETILRNVQPLFAELHGGGFAVAHNGNLTNGLTLRRNLVRDGAIYQSTSDTEVLLHLVARSRKQHFVERFVEAIRQIEGAYAFVGMTNKKLIGARDPLGIRPLVLGDLDGCPILTSETCALDIIGAKFVREVENGEVVIISDSGIESHKPFPPVAERPCIFEYIYFARPDSVVKGRSIYEHRKAMGAVLAQESPANADVVVPVPDSGVPAALGYAQASGIPFELGIIRNHYVGRTFIEPTQKVRELGVKLKHSANRSVVEGKSIVLVDDSIVRGTTSFKIVKMMREAGAREVHFRISSPPITHPDYYGIDTPDREKLLAATHSLEEMRQFVGADSLAFISVDGLYRAMGHERRDPARPQFTDHCFTGDYPTSLTDVIGESAKQQISLLAEAG, encoded by the coding sequence ATGATCTCGCAGACCGAGACTGATACCGCCTTCGATCCCAATGCCGACCGGCTGCGGGAGGAATGCGGCGTCTTCGGCATTTACGGCCATGCCGACGCAGCTGCGCTCACGGCGCTCGGCCTGCACGCGCTCCAGCACCGCGGCCAGGAGGCGGCGGGTATCGTCTCCTTCGACGGCAAGCGCTTCCATTCGGAGCGCCGGCTCGGACTTGTCGGCGACGCCTTCTCGGAAGCGAGCGTCATCGACAAGCTCCAGGGCAAGCAGGCGATCGGCCATGTCCGCTATTCGACGACGGGCGAAACGATCCTGCGCAACGTCCAGCCGCTCTTCGCCGAGCTGCATGGCGGCGGCTTCGCCGTGGCGCATAACGGCAATCTCACCAACGGGCTCACGTTGCGCCGCAACCTCGTCCGCGACGGCGCGATCTATCAGTCGACCTCCGACACCGAGGTGCTGCTGCATCTCGTCGCGCGCAGCCGCAAGCAGCATTTCGTCGAGCGCTTCGTCGAGGCGATCCGCCAGATCGAGGGCGCCTATGCCTTCGTCGGCATGACCAACAAGAAGCTGATCGGCGCGCGCGACCCGCTCGGCATCCGCCCGCTGGTGCTGGGCGATCTCGACGGCTGCCCGATCCTGACCTCCGAGACCTGCGCGCTCGACATCATCGGCGCGAAGTTCGTCCGCGAGGTCGAGAACGGCGAGGTCGTGATCATCTCCGACAGCGGCATCGAGAGCCACAAGCCCTTCCCGCCCGTCGCCGAGCGGCCCTGCATCTTCGAGTACATCTATTTCGCCCGCCCCGACTCCGTCGTGAAGGGCCGCAGCATCTATGAGCACCGCAAGGCGATGGGCGCGGTGTTGGCGCAGGAATCCCCGGCCAATGCCGACGTCGTCGTGCCGGTGCCGGATTCCGGCGTGCCGGCCGCGCTCGGCTATGCGCAGGCGAGCGGCATTCCCTTCGAACTCGGCATCATCCGCAACCACTATGTCGGCCGCACCTTCATCGAGCCGACGCAGAAGGTCCGCGAGCTCGGCGTCAAGCTGAAGCACTCGGCCAACCGCTCGGTCGTCGAGGGCAAGAGCATCGTGCTGGTCGACGATTCGATCGTGCGCGGCACGACCTCGTTCAAGATCGTGAAGATGATGCGCGAGGCCGGCGCCCGCGAGGTGCATTTCCGCATCTCGTCGCCGCCGATCACCCATCCCGACTATTACGGCATCGACACGCCGGACCGCGAGAAGCTGCTCGCCGCGACGCACTCCCTCGAAGAGATGCGCCAGTTCGTCGGAGCCGATTCGCTGGCCTTCATCTCCGTCGACGGGCTCTATCGTGCGATGGGCCATGAGCGGCGCGATCCGGCCCGGCCGCAATTCACCGACCATTGCTTCACCGGCGACTATCCGACCTCGCTGACCGACGTGATCGGCGAGAGCGCCAAGCAGCAGATCTCCCTGCTGGCCGAAGCCGGCTGA
- a CDS encoding CvpA family protein, whose protein sequence is MPVTILDLVVIGVVLISALLAAVRGFTREVLAIASWVAAAAVAWVFHPQLVPFVKQYIPASSAQDTIALVASIAALFLATLIVVSLVTARVSDFVLDSRIGALDRTLGFVFGAARGLLLAVIGYLFFAALVGSEKMPVWAKDAKAKPMLEETGRSLIGMLPQDVNADFIKNLLKKQKAEEATDAPAEEPRTPATAAPVAPAPTRP, encoded by the coding sequence ATGCCTGTAACCATTCTCGATCTCGTCGTCATCGGCGTGGTTCTGATCTCGGCTTTGCTCGCGGCCGTGCGCGGCTTCACGCGCGAAGTGCTTGCGATCGCCTCCTGGGTTGCTGCCGCGGCAGTCGCCTGGGTCTTCCACCCGCAGCTCGTGCCTTTCGTGAAGCAGTATATTCCAGCGAGTTCGGCGCAGGACACGATCGCGCTCGTCGCCTCGATAGCCGCGCTATTCCTCGCCACGCTGATCGTCGTTTCGCTGGTCACGGCGCGGGTTTCCGACTTCGTGCTCGACTCGCGTATAGGCGCGCTCGATCGCACGCTCGGCTTCGTCTTCGGCGCGGCGCGCGGCCTGCTGCTGGCGGTGATCGGCTACCTCTTCTTCGCGGCGCTGGTCGGCAGCGAGAAGATGCCGGTCTGGGCGAAGGACGCCAAGGCCAAGCCCATGCTGGAGGAAACCGGCCGCTCGCTGATCGGGATGCTGCCGCAGGACGTCAACGCCGATTTCATCAAGAACCTGCTGAAAAAGCAGAAGGCGGAGGAAGCCACCGACGCCCCGGCAGAGGAACCGCGTACCCCGGCGACGGCGGCACCGGTTGCGCCCGCCCCAACCCGTCCCTAA
- a CDS encoding NUDIX hydrolase, producing MLETVSALFVDRDRKVLLGLRAVWKQAWPGHWDAIGGRVELGEALEQALIRECREEVGLTPTRYELVLSEAERFPERNGAALHHIYVVSTWDGGEAINLVDEHDEIRWFSLDEMAALPNLTIPDLIGLARASLR from the coding sequence ATGCTCGAAACCGTGAGCGCGCTCTTCGTCGACCGGGACCGGAAGGTGCTGCTCGGCCTGCGCGCCGTCTGGAAGCAGGCCTGGCCCGGCCATTGGGACGCGATCGGCGGGCGTGTCGAGCTGGGCGAGGCTCTCGAACAGGCGCTGATCCGCGAATGCCGCGAGGAGGTGGGGCTGACGCCGACGCGCTACGAGCTGGTGCTGTCGGAGGCCGAGCGCTTTCCGGAACGCAACGGCGCAGCTCTCCACCACATCTATGTCGTCAGTACCTGGGATGGCGGCGAAGCCATCAATCTCGTCGACGAGCACGACGAGATCCGCTGGTTCAGCCTCGATGAGATGGCGGCGCTGCCGAACCTCACCATCCCGGATCTGATCGGGCTTGCGCGGGCATCCCTGCGCTGA
- a CDS encoding RidA family protein: protein MSDITFFGEPEPGSPRPFSAATVAGGLIFVSGHSAPHDPARGIHRGETPADEVRNALGRIIEILAEAGSALDRVVQMTMLITDPADYAACNAEYVKHFPNGLPARHTARFGVPTQARVAFSCIALAGRGA from the coding sequence ATGAGCGATATCACTTTCTTCGGCGAGCCGGAGCCCGGCTCGCCGCGCCCGTTCAGTGCCGCCACCGTCGCCGGCGGGCTGATCTTCGTCTCCGGCCATTCGGCCCCGCATGATCCCGCGCGCGGCATTCACCGCGGCGAGACCCCGGCCGACGAGGTGCGCAATGCGCTGGGCCGGATCATCGAGATCCTGGCCGAGGCCGGCAGCGCGCTCGACCGAGTCGTCCAGATGACGATGCTGATCACCGATCCTGCCGATTACGCCGCCTGCAACGCCGAGTATGTGAAGCATTTCCCGAACGGCCTGCCGGCGCGTCACACTGCGCGCTTCGGCGTGCCGACGCAGGCGCGCGTCGCGTTCTCCTGCATCGCCCTGGCCGGGAGGGGCGCATGA
- a CDS encoding tetratricopeptide repeat protein — protein sequence MADIFREIEEEVRRDKAAELWRKYGWIVTGLAVLAVLAVAGWQFWLHRENQASQAVGARLEAALKSSRDGDSTQAETILKELADSAPAGYRQIARFRLAGETAKRDAAAGVAAFDALANDAALDATYRDLARLRAGILRVDLSPYAEVKTMLEPLAVPQGVWRHSAREFLGISALKANQFDDAGRWFDAAITDPQAPQALRQRVELYLALVRGGPVTVKN from the coding sequence ATGGCCGATATTTTTCGCGAGATCGAAGAGGAAGTCCGCCGCGACAAGGCGGCGGAGCTCTGGAGGAAATATGGCTGGATCGTCACCGGCCTTGCCGTGCTGGCGGTTCTCGCCGTTGCGGGCTGGCAGTTCTGGCTGCATCGCGAGAATCAGGCCTCACAGGCCGTCGGCGCCCGCCTCGAAGCGGCGCTGAAATCCTCCCGCGACGGCGACAGCACGCAGGCCGAGACGATCCTCAAGGAACTGGCCGACAGCGCGCCTGCCGGCTATCGCCAGATCGCGCGTTTCCGCCTTGCCGGCGAGACCGCCAAGCGTGATGCCGCTGCGGGTGTCGCCGCCTTCGACGCGCTTGCCAATGATGCGGCGCTGGACGCGACCTATCGCGATCTCGCCAGGCTGCGCGCCGGCATCCTGCGCGTCGATCTCTCGCCCTACGCGGAGGTCAAGACGATGCTGGAGCCGCTGGCCGTTCCGCAGGGCGTCTGGCGCCACTCGGCGCGCGAATTCCTCGGCATCTCCGCGCTCAAGGCCAACCAGTTCGACGACGCCGGCCGCTGGTTCGACGCCGCGATCACCGATCCGCAGGCGCCACAGGCTCTGCGCCAGCGCGTCGAGCTCTATCTCGCTCTGGTCCGCGGCGGCCCCGTTACGGTAAAGAACTGA
- a CDS encoding DUF1467 family protein, whose amino-acid sequence MNVVGGLALYFVIWWITLFAVLPFGIRSQQEAGDVVEGTEPGAPILPCLLKKAAITSVIAAVIFAGVWYVWVTYDI is encoded by the coding sequence ATGAACGTCGTCGGCGGGCTCGCCCTTTACTTCGTGATTTGGTGGATCACGCTCTTTGCCGTGCTGCCTTTCGGCATCCGCAGCCAGCAAGAGGCGGGCGATGTCGTCGAGGGAACGGAACCAGGCGCGCCCATCCTGCCGTGCTTGCTCAAAAAGGCGGCAATCACTTCGGTGATCGCGGCGGTGATCTTCGCCGGCGTCTGGTATGTCTGGGTGACTTACGACATCTGA
- a CDS encoding SDR family NAD(P)-dependent oxidoreductase, whose amino-acid sequence MTKALEGRIALVTGASRGIGRAAALAFAQAGAHIVALARTSGALEELDDAIRAIGGSATLVPLDLSDAGGLEKLGPALLERWGKLDILLANAGILGSLTPLGHATEKDWAKVLDINVTANWRLIKSLDPALRASDAGRVLLMSSGAAHKCSAYWGPYSISKAAVEALGRTYAAETATTPVKVMLVNPGPLRTKMRAEAMPGEDPETLRTPEDLAPHLVALASPGWAESGKIFDFPQGKVLTPQLPA is encoded by the coding sequence ATGACCAAGGCTCTCGAGGGGCGCATCGCGCTCGTCACCGGCGCGTCGCGCGGAATCGGGCGCGCCGCGGCCCTGGCCTTCGCCCAGGCTGGCGCGCATATCGTCGCGCTCGCCCGCACCTCAGGGGCGCTCGAGGAGCTCGACGACGCGATCCGGGCGATCGGTGGCAGCGCCACGCTGGTGCCGCTCGATCTCTCGGATGCCGGCGGGCTGGAGAAGCTCGGCCCTGCTCTGCTGGAGCGCTGGGGCAAGCTCGACATCCTGCTGGCGAATGCCGGCATCCTCGGTTCCCTCACCCCGCTCGGCCATGCGACGGAGAAGGACTGGGCGAAGGTGCTCGACATCAACGTCACTGCGAACTGGCGGCTGATCAAATCGCTCGATCCGGCGTTGCGCGCCTCGGATGCGGGCCGCGTGCTGCTGATGTCGTCGGGCGCCGCCCATAAGTGCTCGGCGTATTGGGGGCCGTATTCGATTTCCAAGGCCGCCGTGGAGGCTCTGGGGCGCACCTACGCGGCCGAGACGGCGACCACGCCGGTCAAGGTCATGCTGGTCAATCCGGGGCCGCTGCGCACCAAGATGCGGGCCGAGGCGATGCCGGGCGAAGACCCGGAAACGCTGAGGACACCGGAGGATTTGGCGCCGCATCTCGTCGCGCTCGCCTCGCCGGGCTGGGCGGAGAGCGGCAAGATCTTCGACTTTCCGCAGGGCAAGGTGCTCACGCCGCAGCTGCCGGCCTGA
- a CDS encoding peptidylprolyl isomerase, translated as MLRSSLAALAVVASLGFAQAQSPKPDPENTVVLETKDGPVTIRLRPDLAPKHVAQIKALVKRGFYDGIVFHRVIDGFMAQTGDPTGTGTGKSDMPNLPAEFTPTPYKVGSVGMARSQSPDSANSQFFICYEGCSPLTGQYTLFGEVVSGMDAVRKIKKGAQGSGQVTGPDKIIRMRMASDAK; from the coding sequence ATGCTGCGCAGCTCGCTCGCCGCCCTTGCCGTCGTCGCTTCCCTCGGTTTCGCCCAGGCCCAGAGCCCGAAGCCCGATCCGGAAAACACCGTCGTGCTCGAGACCAAGGACGGCCCGGTCACGATCCGCCTGCGGCCTGACCTCGCGCCCAAGCATGTCGCGCAGATCAAGGCGCTGGTGAAGCGCGGCTTCTATGACGGCATCGTCTTCCACCGCGTGATCGACGGCTTCATGGCCCAGACCGGCGACCCGACCGGCACCGGCACCGGCAAGTCCGATATGCCGAACCTGCCGGCCGAGTTCACTCCGACGCCCTACAAGGTCGGTTCCGTCGGCATGGCGCGCTCGCAGTCCCCGGATTCGGCGAATTCCCAGTTCTTCATCTGCTACGAGGGCTGCAGCCCGCTGACCGGCCAGTACACGCTGTTCGGCGAGGTCGTCTCGGGCATGGACGCAGTGCGCAAGATCAAGAAGGGTGCACAAGGCAGCGGCCAGGTGACCGGCCCCGACAAGATCATCCGCATGAGGATGGCATCCGACGCCAAGTGA